Proteins from a genomic interval of Candidatus Binatus sp.:
- a CDS encoding nitrate reductase associated protein, translating into MIRKFKFEDEIHESLQCVPMAVRRKLDRVGLKVGLESWKALDRGERLAICHLPSNSPDECDALAVFIREAMLRRFGTEPKSLTDTQRAGAEPPSTPPELLVARARETGFDLNDSIWSRLDGDERFALMKMGADSKPSHNLGAALKEFQVPAAR; encoded by the coding sequence ATGATTCGCAAATTCAAATTCGAAGACGAGATTCACGAGAGCCTGCAATGCGTTCCGATGGCGGTGCGCCGCAAGCTCGATCGCGTCGGCCTCAAGGTCGGCCTCGAATCGTGGAAGGCGCTCGATCGCGGCGAGCGGCTGGCTATTTGTCACCTGCCGTCCAATTCACCCGACGAATGCGACGCGCTTGCGGTCTTCATCCGCGAGGCGATGCTCCGACGTTTCGGTACCGAGCCGAAATCCTTGACCGATACTCAGCGCGCCGGCGCGGAACCGCCTTCGACGCCCCCTGAATTATTGGTTGCGCGCGCGCGTGAAACGGGCTTCGATTTGAACGATTCGATCTGGTCGCGGCTCGACGGCGACGAACGTTTTGCGTTGATGAAGATGGGTGCGGATTCGAAACCGAGTCATAACCTCGGCGCTGCGCTCAAGGAATTTCAGGTGCCAGCCGCGCGCTAG
- a CDS encoding formate dehydrogenase subunit gamma — MSAEHSTNGGGSNPQEIQAIAERFADTPGGLMPLLHAVQERVGYVPAEAVPIIARAMNLSRAEVHGVISFYHDFKRAPRGRNVIRVCRAESCQAMGAVELASHIQHRLGIGFGETSKDGAFTLEPVFCLGNCACSPAIVVGDDIYGRVTKARFDEILARMARGIGQS, encoded by the coding sequence ATGAGCGCAGAGCATTCGACAAACGGCGGCGGATCGAATCCGCAGGAGATCCAGGCGATCGCGGAGCGCTTCGCGGATACGCCGGGCGGTCTGATGCCGTTGCTGCATGCGGTGCAGGAACGCGTCGGATATGTGCCTGCGGAAGCGGTGCCGATTATCGCGCGCGCGATGAATCTTTCTCGCGCCGAAGTGCACGGCGTGATCAGCTTTTATCATGACTTCAAGCGCGCGCCGCGCGGCCGCAATGTGATTCGCGTTTGCCGCGCCGAATCGTGCCAGGCGATGGGTGCGGTCGAATTGGCGTCGCACATTCAGCATAGGCTGGGGATCGGGTTCGGCGAGACGAGCAAGGACGGCGCGTTCACGCTCGAGCCGGTGTTTTGCCTGGGCAACTGTGCCTGCTCGCCAGCAATCGTCGTTGGCGACGATATTTACGGGCGCGTGACGAAGGCGCGCTTCGACGAAATTCTCGCGCGGATGGCTCGCGGAATCGGGCAATCGTGA
- a CDS encoding NADH-quinone oxidoreductase subunit NuoF yields the protein MATTIYIPRDSSAISLGANEVADAIRAEASRRGIDVRIVRNGSRGMFAHEPMVEVATANGRIAYGPVKPSDVASMFDADFISGCEHQLRIGVAEKIPYLKSQTRLTFARIGVIDPVSLDDYVAHGGYRGLKRALAMSSENVIAEVTRSGLRGRGGAGFPTGIKWKTAFDAPATPKYVVCNADEGDSGTFSDRMLMEGDPFTLIEGMTVAAIAIGARRGYIYLRSEYPHAKRALAEAIAAAYAKNYLGNDVAGSKHSFELEVRIGAGAYICGEETAMLESIEGRRGMVRAKPPIPAIEGLFGKPTIINNVISFATVPIIMERGAEFYREFGGGNSRGTIPLQLAGNAKNPGLIEMPMGATLREIVYGYGGGTASGKRVRAVQVGGPLGAYFSESMLDVELDYESIAARGGILGHGGIVVFDETADMAQMARYAMEFCAIESCGKCTPCRIGSTRGAEVIDDIINRRRSRESLEILRDLCDTMKYGSLCLLGGLTPLPVLSALKFFPEDFGLDEADVEFIGPDLTVSTMRTSNAVTSNAIAPR from the coding sequence ATGGCGACGACGATTTACATACCGCGCGATTCGAGCGCGATCTCGCTCGGCGCAAACGAAGTAGCCGACGCAATCCGCGCTGAGGCGTCGCGCCGCGGTATCGACGTGCGAATCGTGCGCAACGGATCGCGCGGGATGTTCGCGCACGAGCCGATGGTCGAAGTCGCCACCGCGAATGGCCGAATCGCGTACGGACCGGTCAAGCCGAGCGACGTCGCGTCGATGTTCGACGCTGACTTTATTTCGGGATGCGAGCATCAGTTGCGGATTGGTGTCGCTGAAAAAATTCCGTATCTGAAATCGCAGACGCGCCTGACGTTCGCGCGCATTGGGGTGATCGATCCAGTTTCGCTCGACGATTACGTCGCGCACGGCGGGTATCGCGGGCTCAAGCGCGCGCTCGCGATGAGCTCGGAAAATGTTATCGCGGAAGTCACCAGGTCGGGCCTTCGAGGACGCGGCGGCGCGGGCTTCCCGACCGGAATCAAGTGGAAGACGGCGTTCGATGCGCCGGCGACGCCGAAGTACGTCGTGTGCAATGCGGACGAAGGCGACTCGGGCACGTTTTCGGATCGGATGCTGATGGAAGGCGACCCGTTCACGCTGATCGAGGGCATGACGGTCGCGGCGATCGCGATTGGCGCGCGGCGCGGTTACATCTATTTGCGCTCGGAATATCCGCATGCGAAGCGCGCGCTCGCGGAAGCGATCGCGGCGGCCTACGCGAAGAATTATTTGGGCAACGACGTCGCAGGATCGAAGCATTCGTTCGAGCTGGAAGTGCGGATCGGCGCAGGCGCGTATATCTGCGGCGAGGAAACCGCGATGCTCGAGAGTATCGAGGGCAGGCGCGGGATGGTGCGCGCGAAGCCGCCGATACCGGCGATTGAGGGACTGTTCGGCAAGCCGACGATCATCAACAACGTGATCTCGTTTGCGACGGTGCCGATTATCATGGAACGCGGAGCGGAGTTCTATCGTGAGTTCGGCGGCGGTAATTCGCGCGGCACGATTCCGCTGCAACTCGCGGGCAACGCGAAAAATCCCGGGCTGATCGAAATGCCGATGGGCGCGACGCTGCGCGAAATCGTCTATGGTTATGGCGGCGGCACGGCGAGCGGAAAACGGGTGCGTGCGGTGCAGGTCGGCGGGCCGCTCGGCGCGTATTTCAGCGAATCAATGCTCGACGTCGAGCTTGATTATGAGTCAATCGCGGCGCGGGGCGGTATCCTCGGCCATGGCGGGATCGTGGTGTTCGACGAGACGGCCGACATGGCGCAGATGGCGCGCTACGCGATGGAATTTTGCGCAATCGAATCGTGCGGGAAATGCACGCCGTGCCGGATTGGATCGACGCGCGGCGCGGAAGTGATCGACGACATTATCAATCGGCGCCGTAGCCGCGAGAGCCTGGAGATCCTGCGCGACCTTTGCGATACGATGAAGTATGGATCGCTCTGCCTGCTCGGTGGACTCACGCCGCTGCCGGTGCTGAGCGCGCTCAAATTTTTTCCGGAGGACTTCGGGCTCGACGAGGCTGACGTCGAGTTTATCGGGCCGGACCTCACGGTTTCAACGATGCGAACTTCGAACGCGGTGACATCGAATGCGATCGCGCCAAGATAG